The Bacillota bacterium genomic interval CATATGGAGGTGCCCTGTTGTTCAGGTTTGGTCTATCTCGTCAAGCAGGCGCTGGAACTTTGCGGACGTGACGTTGAGATAAAAGACATCACTGTCAGCATTGATGGCACGGCGACTACAACTCTGTAATGTAAAGCCCCTGGCTCGTGTCGGGGCTTTAATAATATATGCTCTCGCCAGTCGATACCTGCCTTTTCGCAGTTGTGTAGAGTGTGCCGTCAGATTCCAGCGCCGCAAGATAGACGTCTTCAATCTTTCCATGGCCCTGTTTCTGTAGTAGACTGTTCAACCAGCGCTCACTGCGTCCAATTTGCTCCAGGGCGCCTGGCACCCTCTCTCCATCGACGATCAGTAATGTTGGTAGTCCTTTAGCTGGCACCTTAAGTCCCATGTCCCTGGCGCTGGGCGGTGTTGCTTCTGTTTTTTTTAGTACACTTAGCTGTCCGCTGGGTTCAACAATGGCGTATTGAATTTCCGAGAGCTGAAAAATGTCCTTCTGTCTTAACATGCTAAGTAGGTCATTGACCGTGTAACGGATCCGGGCGATATTGTGCATCAGGAATGTGCCGTTGGCTACTACAACGGTAGGGGTGAGGGTGCTCCAGTCCCGAACGATAGGTAGCTTAACCTTCAACCAGGTAAAGCTTATTTGAAATAGTGCAATGGCTATCACTGCTGCAAATGTCGGTCCATGCCGAATTGACGGATCAGCAATATCTGCGCCAACGACTGAGCCAATCGTTATTGCAACCAGGAAGTCAAAAATCGGTAACTCGCCGATACTGCGTTTACCCATCAATACTGTCATCAGATACATAGCCGGAAACAGTGTAAAAATCCTGAATAGAACTATCAAGTAATCGTTCATTGCGACCTCCGTTTAATAATGCAAGCTGCGTCCAGGATGATTAGAGCGCTTGGGTGACATGTACACACTCCCGTCACCTTCCAGCTGGGCTATATACACGTCCTCCATGGATGGGAGTCCCGATTTACGGATCTGGGTTTCCAGCCATTTTCGATCCCTGGGGCCATGTTTAAAGATGTTTGGCACCGGCCGACCATCGGCCACCAGCAACCAGGGCAGGCCGGTGTTGGAAACTTTCAGTCCCATAGCCGCCGGTGTGAGGGGACTGGATTCTGCCTTTTTCAGTACACTTATATTTCCGTCTGGCTCAATAATCGCATACTCCAGCTCAGAAAGATTGAACACCCCCTGTTTACGTAGCAAAGGCAGGATGTCATTAACTGAATAGCGGATTTTAGCCAGGTTATGGGTTAAAAACCGTCCGTTTTCAAAAATGACAGTTGGCGTAATATTCGCCCACTGTCGCACGCGCCGAGAGCGGATCTTCAGCCAGGTAAAGCCAAACTGAATCAAGGCAATCGCGACTATTGTCGCCAACGTTGGGCCGTGGGGCACTGCCGGGTCGGCAAGATCAGCGCCGGCAATCGAGCCGATTGTAATGACGATGATGAAGTCTAATACCGGCAGCTGTCCCATGTTTCGTTTTCCCATTAGCACCGTTACTACATACAGGAGTGGCCAGGTGATAAATACCCGGCCGATGATTACCAGGTATTCGTTCATTTAATACCTCCATTGTTGCGCCTTAAATGTTAGTCTAACCAGCTGGAATAAAAAAAAGCCCGCACGGGCTAAAATCGTTCGCCAAAGAAGGGAGTATGCAGCGGAAACAGAGTATTGATCAACATGTGTTGGGCATGCATGGTAATCTTTTTGCCTGCATTCAGAGTCTGGGGTCCAGTATAACCTGTTACCAATTGGGTCAGTTGTTCAATTCCGAGCTCCAGGTCCGGGCGCCCGCCGTTTCGTGAGACAGCGCAGCTTCCTTCAGTGAAACTGAGGGTAAACATACCATTATTCCAGGGGGCGTGTCGGTCGGCAACTTGCAGGCAAATTCGCCCCGAAACAATTGGCCAGTCCAGGGCAGCAAGTAAGCGTTCAACATCGACAATCCGCGCCATAATCAAGGGCTTGAGTCGGAAATCCTGGTATTGGTCCCCAAGCAAAATTGGTAGTGGATGATTGCTGGGCAGTTGCCGAAATGCGACTTTCTCCGCCTGGGCATCATGATTGGCCAGGAGGCGAAACATCCCCCACATTGCGTTGGCACTCGCCCAAAATATATCGTGGACGACCAGTTTTTCTTTGTCTTGAGAGCATGTGAAGTAGCCCGTTATCCCGTTATTTTCACGCCAACACCAGGTGACAGCTTTTTTGCCCCAGGGCTTAAGGGCAATCCTCAGCCACTTCGCTGTTCGCAGGCAGTGCAGCTGGTACTCTTCGGCCATTTTTGTATGGACTGCTTCCAGGGCGCCGTGGTCCCCGTCAAACAGTTCTCCCTGACCGCAGTCCGGCTCAGGCAGGGTCGCTAACTCACTGGTTTTGACCTCGGCGGACAGGGCTGTGGTGGCTAGTTCCCAGCCAAATCGTCGATAAAACTGCCAATTAAAGGGCCAGAGAGCGGATAAGAAAAGCTTGCGCTCCCGCATTTCCCGAAGTATTTCCGTCAGTAGCCAGGAGACATTGCCCTGGCGGCGGTGCTGGGGCCAGGTGGCAACACTGCCAATCCCTCCCAGGTTTATGGTCGCTCCTTTGAGTCGAACGGGGAGCGGGTAGAGACCAGCACCTGCCACCAG includes:
- a CDS encoding DUF421 domain-containing protein; the protein is MNDYLIVLFRIFTLFPAMYLMTVLMGKRSIGELPIFDFLVAITIGSVVGADIADPSIRHGPTFAAVIAIALFQISFTWLKVKLPIVRDWSTLTPTVVVANGTFLMHNIARIRYTVNDLLSMLRQKDIFQLSEIQYAIVEPSGQLSVLKKTEATPPSARDMGLKVPAKGLPTLLIVDGERVPGALEQIGRSERWLNSLLQKQGHGKIEDVYLAALESDGTLYTTAKRQVSTGESIYY
- a CDS encoding DUF421 domain-containing protein — its product is MNEYLVIIGRVFITWPLLYVVTVLMGKRNMGQLPVLDFIIVITIGSIAGADLADPAVPHGPTLATIVAIALIQFGFTWLKIRSRRVRQWANITPTVIFENGRFLTHNLAKIRYSVNDILPLLRKQGVFNLSELEYAIIEPDGNISVLKKAESSPLTPAAMGLKVSNTGLPWLLVADGRPVPNIFKHGPRDRKWLETQIRKSGLPSMEDVYIAQLEGDGSVYMSPKRSNHPGRSLHY
- a CDS encoding GNAT family N-acetyltransferase — protein: MRKYIQIPDAENESFQIMSGYAFSLEPQVPKDPEQPFALWRGVEVHGQLVAGAGLYPLPVRLKGATINLGGIGSVATWPQHRRQGNVSWLLTEILREMRERKLFLSALWPFNWQFYRRFGWELATTALSAEVKTSELATLPEPDCGQGELFDGDHGALEAVHTKMAEEYQLHCLRTAKWLRIALKPWGKKAVTWCWRENNGITGYFTCSQDKEKLVVHDIFWASANAMWGMFRLLANHDAQAEKVAFRQLPSNHPLPILLGDQYQDFRLKPLIMARIVDVERLLAALDWPIVSGRICLQVADRHAPWNNGMFTLSFTEGSCAVSRNGGRPDLELGIEQLTQLVTGYTGPQTLNAGKKITMHAQHMLINTLFPLHTPFFGERF